In the genome of Gordonia rubripertincta, one region contains:
- the clpB gene encoding ATP-dependent chaperone ClpB, giving the protein MDSFTPTTKTQQALSAAVQAAASAGNPDVRPAHILVALLDQSDGIASPLLKAVGVDPSNVRAQAQMLVDRMPTVAQASATPQLSRESIAAVSAAQQLAGELGDEYVSTEHIVVGLATGDSDVAKLLHNAGATPQELRDAFVAVRGSRRVTSEDPESTYQALEKYSTDLTAAAREGKLDPVIGRDTEIRRVVQVLSRRTKNNPVLIGEPGVGKTAIVEGLAQRVVAGDVPESLRNKTVISLDMGSMVAGAKYRGEFEERLKAVLDEIKNSDGQIITFIDELHTIVGAGATGDSAMDAGNMIKPMLARGELRLVGATTLEEYRKYIEKDAALERRFQQVYVGEPSVEDAIGILRGLKDRYEVHHGVRITDSALVAAATLSDRYITSRFLPDKAIDLVDEAASRLRMEIDSRPVEIDEVERIVRRLEVEEVALQKETDAASKERLEKLRAELADQKEKLNELSARWQSEKTAIDAVRDLKEELDRLRGEAERAERDGDLGRAAELRYGRIPGLEKELEAALEKTGTDPGQDVMLQEEVGPDDVAQVVSSWTGIPAGRMLEGETAKLLRMEDELGKRVIGQKAAVEAVSDAVRRARAGVADPNRPLGSFMFLGPTGVGKTELAKALAEFLFDDERAMVRIDMSEYGEKHSVARLVGAPPGYVGYEAGGQLTEAVRRRPYTVVLFDEIEKAHPDVFDVLLQVLDEGRLTDGQGRTVDFRNTILILTSNLGAGGDKEHVMNAVRSAFKPEFINRLDDVVIFDPLSPEELVAIVDIQLGQLKKRLAQRRLDLEVSPKAKEWLGARGFDPLYGARPLRRLVQQAIGDQLARQLLSGDIRDGDIVPVNVSADGESLVLG; this is encoded by the coding sequence GTGGACAGCTTCACCCCCACCACGAAGACACAGCAGGCATTGAGCGCTGCTGTGCAGGCGGCGGCCAGTGCTGGCAACCCCGACGTGCGGCCCGCCCACATCCTGGTGGCACTGCTCGATCAGTCCGACGGCATCGCGTCGCCGCTGCTCAAGGCAGTGGGCGTGGACCCGTCGAATGTTCGTGCGCAGGCCCAGATGTTGGTCGACCGCATGCCGACGGTCGCGCAGGCCAGTGCCACCCCACAACTCTCCCGCGAATCGATCGCGGCGGTCAGCGCAGCTCAGCAGCTGGCCGGTGAACTCGGCGACGAGTACGTCTCGACCGAGCACATCGTCGTCGGTCTGGCGACCGGTGACTCCGATGTCGCCAAGTTGCTGCACAACGCCGGAGCAACCCCCCAGGAACTGCGGGATGCGTTCGTCGCAGTCCGCGGGAGCCGACGGGTCACGAGCGAGGACCCGGAGTCGACCTACCAGGCGCTCGAGAAGTACTCGACCGACCTGACCGCGGCCGCCCGCGAGGGCAAGCTCGACCCGGTCATCGGTCGCGACACCGAGATCCGGCGCGTCGTGCAGGTGCTCAGCCGACGGACCAAGAACAACCCGGTCCTCATCGGTGAGCCCGGCGTCGGCAAGACCGCGATCGTCGAGGGCCTCGCCCAGCGTGTCGTCGCCGGTGACGTACCCGAGTCGCTGCGGAACAAGACCGTCATCTCCCTCGACATGGGTTCGATGGTCGCCGGCGCGAAGTATCGCGGCGAGTTCGAGGAGCGGCTGAAGGCCGTGCTCGACGAGATCAAGAATTCCGACGGCCAGATCATCACCTTCATCGATGAGCTGCACACCATCGTCGGAGCCGGTGCCACAGGCGATTCCGCGATGGACGCCGGCAACATGATCAAGCCGATGCTCGCTCGTGGTGAGCTGCGGCTGGTCGGTGCCACCACCCTCGAGGAATACCGTAAGTACATCGAGAAGGACGCCGCGCTCGAGCGTCGATTCCAGCAAGTGTACGTCGGCGAACCGTCGGTCGAGGATGCCATCGGCATCCTGCGCGGCCTGAAGGACCGGTACGAGGTGCACCACGGTGTGCGCATCACCGACTCCGCATTGGTCGCTGCCGCAACCCTTTCCGACCGCTACATCACCTCGCGCTTCCTCCCCGACAAGGCCATCGACCTCGTCGACGAGGCGGCGTCGCGGCTGCGGATGGAGATCGACTCGCGCCCCGTCGAGATCGACGAGGTCGAGCGCATCGTCCGCCGGCTCGAGGTCGAAGAGGTTGCGCTGCAGAAGGAAACGGACGCGGCGTCGAAGGAACGGCTCGAGAAGTTGCGCGCCGAACTGGCCGACCAGAAGGAGAAGCTCAACGAGCTGTCCGCACGGTGGCAGTCGGAGAAGACCGCGATCGACGCGGTACGCGACCTCAAGGAAGAGCTGGATCGTCTCCGTGGAGAAGCCGAACGCGCCGAGCGCGACGGTGACCTCGGACGCGCAGCCGAGCTGCGGTACGGCCGAATCCCCGGACTGGAGAAGGAACTCGAGGCCGCGCTGGAGAAGACCGGTACCGATCCCGGGCAGGACGTCATGCTCCAGGAGGAGGTCGGACCCGACGACGTGGCACAGGTCGTGTCGTCGTGGACCGGAATCCCGGCCGGACGCATGCTCGAAGGTGAGACCGCCAAGCTGCTGCGCATGGAGGACGAACTGGGCAAGCGAGTCATCGGACAGAAGGCTGCCGTCGAGGCCGTCTCCGACGCGGTGCGTCGTGCCCGGGCCGGCGTCGCCGACCCGAACCGGCCACTGGGTTCGTTCATGTTCCTCGGCCCGACCGGCGTCGGCAAGACCGAGCTGGCCAAGGCACTCGCCGAGTTCTTGTTCGACGACGAGCGGGCGATGGTCCGCATCGACATGAGCGAGTACGGCGAGAAGCACAGCGTCGCAAGGCTCGTCGGTGCTCCACCCGGTTACGTCGGGTATGAGGCCGGTGGTCAGCTGACCGAGGCGGTGCGGCGTCGGCCGTACACGGTGGTCCTGTTCGACGAGATCGAGAAGGCCCATCCGGACGTGTTCGACGTGCTGCTGCAGGTGCTCGACGAAGGTCGACTCACCGACGGCCAGGGACGGACGGTGGACTTCCGCAACACCATCCTGATCCTGACGTCGAACCTCGGCGCCGGTGGCGACAAGGAACACGTCATGAACGCGGTGCGCTCGGCCTTCAAGCCCGAGTTCATCAACCGCCTCGACGACGTGGTCATCTTCGACCCGCTGAGCCCCGAGGAGCTGGTGGCGATCGTCGACATCCAGCTCGGACAGCTCAAGAAGCGGCTGGCCCAGCGTCGCCTCGACCTCGAGGTCTCGCCGAAGGCCAAGGAATGGCTGGGTGCACGTGGATTCGATCCGCTGTACGGCGCCCGTCCGCTCCGCCGCCTGGTGCAGCAGGCCATCGGCGACCAGCTCGCCAGGCAGCTGCTCTCCGGCGACATCCGCGACGGCGACATCGTTCCGGTGAACGTCAGTGCCGACGGCGAGTCGCTGGTCCTCGGCTGA
- a CDS encoding DUF427 domain-containing protein produces the protein MATSLDEVTKSQVGLLRWTDMRRRVRAFADGQVVVDSAAPIQVWEPHRVVGCYAVPSADIVGPLEHHTPTLPPAEHPPILTPAHPFALHTASGATYDIVADGRTLAGAGFRLDDPDLAGYVLLDWDAFDEWREEEQTVMGHAHDPYQRIDCLPTSRHVVVRIGDTVLADSRHPTLLLETHLPVRHYIPREDVRMDVLQRSDTVTVCAYKGQATYWSAILGDEVIPDVAWTYTDPLHDAEPVRDLICFYDERVDLEIR, from the coding sequence ATGGCCACGTCACTGGATGAAGTCACGAAGTCTCAGGTGGGTCTGCTGCGGTGGACGGACATGCGCCGGCGTGTCCGCGCCTTCGCCGACGGCCAGGTGGTCGTCGATTCCGCTGCGCCTATCCAGGTGTGGGAGCCGCATCGGGTGGTCGGGTGTTACGCGGTGCCGTCCGCAGACATCGTCGGGCCGCTCGAACACCACACCCCGACGCTGCCGCCCGCCGAGCACCCGCCGATCCTGACCCCGGCGCACCCGTTCGCGCTGCACACCGCATCGGGCGCGACGTACGACATCGTTGCCGACGGGCGGACGCTCGCCGGGGCCGGCTTCCGGCTCGACGACCCCGATCTCGCCGGGTACGTACTACTCGACTGGGACGCGTTCGACGAATGGCGTGAGGAGGAGCAGACCGTGATGGGCCATGCGCACGACCCGTACCAACGCATCGACTGCCTGCCCACCAGCAGACACGTCGTCGTGCGGATCGGCGACACCGTGCTGGCCGACAGCCGGCACCCGACGCTGCTTCTCGAGACCCACCTACCGGTCCGGCACTACATTCCGCGGGAAGACGTCCGGATGGACGTCCTCCAGCGTTCCGACACCGTCACGGTCTGCGCGTACAAGGGGCAGGCGACGTACTGGTCGGCGATCCTCGGCGACGAGGTGATCCCCGACGTCGCGTGGACCTACACCGATCCGCTGCACGACGCGGAGCCGGTGCGGGACCTCATTTGCTTCTACGACGAGCGCGTCGACCTGGAGATCCGCTGA
- a CDS encoding esterase/lipase family protein — protein sequence MPAEPVRTRELPALAALGRDELNKAVAGIATVHSSVADTVFTGLRVVWGPRVRPAQMVHDAISTSIYSAITSTVDVAGDLAESLAVHNSGVPSETKRGAVALGILDGLIGDQLTAEHSPLAPDIAIRVDGAAVPITPDGLATAFPEATGHLTIFLHGLMETEFAWERGKRPTYGTRLAHDLGSTEVQIRYNTGRHISENGRDLARLLDDLVLLWPVPITGLTLIGHSMGGLVIRSACHQGAARDAYWPKLVRHTVCLGTPHLGAPLARGVHRATAALRLWPTSRPFGTLLGRRSAGVRDLFRGAVTEEHWRDADPEAFSQPAVDYPPLMEGARHLYVTATVTQRPDHPFGRIVGDGLVLTNSGGGRDRKHHLGFEVDDGFHIGGAHHFTLLNDDAVYDWMLPLLRPRRALPRGTR from the coding sequence ATGCCTGCCGAACCTGTACGCACTCGCGAACTGCCGGCGTTGGCAGCCTTGGGCCGCGATGAGCTGAACAAAGCGGTCGCGGGGATCGCGACCGTCCATTCATCCGTGGCCGATACCGTCTTCACCGGCCTGCGGGTCGTGTGGGGTCCGAGGGTCCGCCCCGCCCAGATGGTGCACGACGCGATCAGCACGTCCATCTACTCGGCGATCACGTCGACCGTCGACGTGGCCGGTGACCTGGCCGAGTCGCTGGCGGTGCACAACAGCGGCGTTCCCTCCGAGACCAAACGAGGCGCCGTGGCCCTCGGCATCCTCGACGGACTGATCGGCGATCAGCTGACCGCCGAGCATTCGCCCCTGGCCCCCGACATCGCAATCCGCGTCGACGGCGCGGCCGTTCCCATCACCCCGGATGGACTCGCGACCGCCTTCCCCGAGGCAACCGGACACCTGACGATTTTCCTGCACGGCCTGATGGAGACCGAGTTCGCGTGGGAACGCGGCAAACGGCCCACTTACGGCACTCGCCTCGCCCACGATCTCGGCAGCACCGAGGTTCAGATCCGGTACAACACGGGACGCCATATCAGCGAAAACGGCCGCGATCTCGCGCGACTGCTCGACGACCTGGTCTTGCTGTGGCCGGTTCCGATCACCGGCCTCACCCTCATCGGCCACTCGATGGGCGGTCTGGTCATCCGCAGCGCATGCCATCAAGGCGCTGCGCGTGATGCTTACTGGCCCAAGCTCGTTCGACACACCGTATGCCTCGGCACTCCCCACCTCGGGGCACCGCTGGCTCGAGGAGTCCACCGCGCAACGGCAGCGTTGCGCCTGTGGCCGACGAGCCGACCGTTCGGCACCTTGCTCGGTCGTCGCAGCGCCGGGGTTCGCGACCTGTTCCGCGGGGCCGTCACCGAGGAACACTGGCGGGACGCCGATCCGGAAGCCTTCTCGCAGCCCGCCGTCGACTATCCGCCCCTGATGGAGGGGGCGCGACACCTCTACGTGACGGCCACGGTGACCCAACGTCCGGACCACCCGTTCGGCCGCATCGTCGGCGACGGATTGGTGCTGACCAACAGTGGCGGTGGTCGGGATCGCAAGCATCACCTCGGATTCGAGGTCGACGACGGATTCCACATCGGCGGCGCCCACCACTTCACCTTGCTCAACGACGACGCCGTGTACGACTGGATGCTCCCGCTGCTGAGACCCCGGCGCGCGCTGCCGCGGGGCACCCGCTGA
- a CDS encoding MBL fold metallo-hydrolase gives MTTAPNFTETRFDEVTVLEPAGGGAFPRGNTVVAHGSEATLVLDPSLDVDHDPVDADAVMISHAHEDHIAGLRHFDTAKFAHHDEVGGVRSLQVLLDGYGLTPEERAAVDAQIGDTFALTPGFPETQGIGDGHVFDLGDVTATVVHLPGHTRGHCGVLVEPTGFFYIADIDLTSFGPMYGDVGSSVDDYLASIARVREVDARWYGTFHQKGVVEGSKDFRERLTAYEGVIHRREERLLEFLDRPRQLHEIVEHRLVYRPHVQMPFVDAVERRTGQLHLERLARHGQVTRTDDGSFHRT, from the coding sequence GTGACCACTGCGCCGAACTTCACCGAAACCCGCTTCGACGAAGTCACGGTGCTGGAGCCCGCCGGGGGCGGAGCCTTCCCCCGCGGCAACACGGTGGTGGCACACGGCTCCGAGGCGACGCTGGTTCTCGACCCGTCCCTCGACGTCGACCACGACCCGGTCGATGCGGACGCGGTCATGATCAGCCACGCGCACGAGGACCACATCGCCGGATTGCGCCACTTCGACACCGCGAAGTTCGCGCATCACGACGAGGTCGGTGGGGTTCGCTCACTCCAGGTCCTGCTCGACGGGTACGGGCTGACGCCGGAGGAACGCGCCGCAGTCGACGCCCAGATCGGCGACACCTTCGCGCTCACGCCCGGCTTCCCGGAGACCCAAGGCATCGGCGACGGGCACGTCTTCGACCTCGGTGACGTCACCGCGACCGTCGTCCACCTCCCCGGCCACACCCGCGGACACTGCGGCGTTCTCGTCGAACCGACCGGCTTCTTCTACATCGCCGACATCGATCTCACATCGTTCGGCCCCATGTACGGCGACGTCGGCAGCAGCGTCGACGACTATCTCGCCTCCATCGCGCGTGTGCGCGAGGTCGACGCCCGGTGGTACGGAACCTTTCATCAGAAGGGGGTCGTGGAGGGCTCCAAGGACTTCCGTGAACGCTTGACCGCGTACGAGGGCGTCATCCACCGCCGCGAGGAACGTTTGCTGGAGTTCCTGGACCGGCCCCGACAACTCCACGAGATCGTTGAGCACCGACTCGTGTACCGGCCGCACGTACAGATGCCGTTCGTCGACGCCGTCGAACGCCGTACCGGGCAGCTCCATCTCGAACGACTTGCGCGCCACGGCCAGGTCACGCGCACCGACGACGGTTCGTTCCACCGGACGTGA
- a CDS encoding DUF2231 domain-containing protein, whose amino-acid sequence MNTINGLPLHPLLVHLVVVLVPLSALMAIAAVCWPAARARLGIFTPLVTLVALIALPLTTSAGESLEEQVGPSPAIERHAGFGEQVIYWVGPLFALAVLWWALHDERFMTTLHTKIPASEKLSQRAVAVALGIATVVVALGSVYIVFMTGDTGAKAVWS is encoded by the coding sequence GTGAACACGATCAACGGCCTACCTCTTCACCCGCTACTGGTGCACCTCGTCGTGGTGCTGGTGCCGCTCAGCGCCCTCATGGCGATCGCCGCGGTGTGCTGGCCGGCCGCTCGTGCCCGCCTGGGAATCTTCACTCCCCTGGTGACTCTCGTCGCGCTCATCGCACTTCCGCTCACCACCAGTGCCGGGGAATCACTGGAAGAGCAGGTGGGCCCCAGCCCCGCGATCGAACGCCACGCCGGATTCGGCGAGCAGGTGATCTATTGGGTGGGGCCGCTGTTCGCGCTCGCCGTCCTCTGGTGGGCGCTGCACGACGAGCGGTTCATGACTACCCTACATACGAAAATCCCTGCCTCAGAAAAGCTCTCGCAGCGCGCAGTGGCAGTTGCGCTGGGGATCGCAACGGTCGTGGTGGCACTCGGTTCGGTGTACATCGTGTTCATGACCGGGGACACCGGCGCCAAGGCGGTCTGGTCCTGA
- a CDS encoding cytochrome P450 has product MTDEAANVLADPTAYADEPRLHAAMAHLRANNPVAYVDKWPYRPFYAITKRTDIMDIERDHNLWLSEPRPVLVTAAADDFAKSQLESGAGLRTLIHMDDPHHKKVRAIGQDWFRPKALRALQIQVDALAKRFVDKMAEIGPECDFVEDVAVHFPLYVILSLLGLPEEDFPRMHQLTQELFGGDDAEYQRGTTVEERLATLLDFFDYFSKLTASRRANPTGDLASAIANGRIDGEPMSDVDTASYYVIVASAGHDTTKDAISGGLRALIENPGELARLRHEPDLIGTAVEEMIRWTTPVKEFMRTAAADTTVRGVPIAEGESVYLAYTSGNRDEEIFDDPFTFDVARFPNKHLAFGYGVHFCLGAALARMEMRSLFSELIPRLDSIEFAGEPELAATVFVGGLKHLPIRYSLR; this is encoded by the coding sequence ATGACCGACGAGGCCGCCAACGTACTTGCCGATCCGACGGCGTACGCCGACGAACCACGACTACACGCCGCGATGGCACATCTCCGGGCGAACAATCCGGTCGCGTATGTGGACAAATGGCCTTACCGCCCCTTCTACGCGATCACCAAGCGCACCGACATCATGGACATCGAGCGCGATCACAACCTGTGGCTCAGCGAGCCGCGACCCGTGCTGGTGACCGCTGCGGCCGACGATTTCGCCAAGTCACAACTCGAGTCCGGAGCGGGACTGCGCACCCTGATCCACATGGACGACCCCCACCACAAGAAGGTCCGCGCGATCGGACAGGACTGGTTTCGGCCAAAGGCGTTGCGTGCGCTGCAGATCCAGGTTGACGCACTCGCCAAGCGCTTCGTCGACAAGATGGCCGAGATCGGTCCGGAATGCGACTTCGTCGAGGATGTCGCCGTCCACTTCCCGCTGTACGTCATCCTGTCGCTGCTCGGGCTGCCCGAAGAGGACTTCCCGCGGATGCACCAGCTCACCCAGGAACTGTTCGGCGGCGACGACGCGGAGTACCAGCGCGGCACCACCGTCGAGGAACGACTGGCGACACTGCTCGACTTCTTCGACTACTTCAGCAAGCTGACCGCCTCGCGCCGAGCGAACCCCACCGGCGACCTGGCGTCGGCAATCGCCAACGGCCGCATCGACGGTGAGCCCATGTCTGACGTCGACACCGCGTCCTACTACGTGATCGTCGCCAGCGCCGGCCACGACACCACCAAGGACGCGATCTCTGGCGGTCTGCGCGCGCTCATCGAGAACCCCGGCGAACTCGCCCGCCTCCGGCACGAGCCCGACCTCATCGGCACCGCCGTCGAGGAGATGATCCGTTGGACCACACCGGTCAAGGAGTTCATGCGTACCGCCGCCGCGGACACGACGGTGCGCGGCGTACCCATCGCCGAGGGCGAATCCGTCTACCTCGCTTACACTTCCGGGAACCGTGACGAAGAGATCTTCGACGACCCGTTCACCTTCGACGTCGCCCGCTTCCCGAACAAACACCTCGCGTTCGGTTACGGCGTGCATTTCTGCCTCGGCGCAGCCCTGGCCCGGATGGAGATGAGGAGCCTGTTCAGCGAACTGATCCCGCGTCTGGACTCGATCGAGTTCGCCGGCGAACCCGAGTTGGCCGCCACCGTGTTCGTCGGCGGACTCAAGCACCTGCCGATCCGCTACTCGCTGCGCTGA
- a CDS encoding DsbA family protein yields MTHFDFYFDPVCPFAWAASRWLRERAATHGAEVDWHLMSLAILNENEKPDSDEQRRQLDTARRLGRVVAAATAKTGADAIDPLYTALGKRIHHAGDEMTPAVVSEVLTEAGLPAELADAMDDETFDGAVRDSHQRGQDALGEDGGSPILGIDGTFFFGPVLADLPTGDEAEALYSALVTLAGTSSFAQLKRPADPPTFS; encoded by the coding sequence ATGACCCACTTCGACTTCTACTTCGATCCGGTGTGCCCGTTCGCCTGGGCCGCGTCACGATGGCTCCGGGAACGCGCGGCCACACACGGCGCCGAGGTCGACTGGCATCTCATGAGCCTCGCGATCCTCAACGAGAACGAGAAACCCGACTCCGACGAACAGCGCCGCCAACTCGACACCGCCCGCCGCCTGGGTCGCGTCGTCGCTGCTGCGACCGCGAAAACCGGTGCAGATGCGATCGACCCGCTCTACACAGCACTCGGCAAACGCATCCACCATGCCGGCGACGAGATGACACCCGCCGTCGTCTCCGAGGTGCTGACCGAGGCCGGCCTCCCCGCCGAACTGGCCGACGCGATGGACGACGAAACGTTCGACGGCGCGGTGCGCGACTCCCACCAGCGTGGTCAGGACGCCCTCGGAGAGGACGGCGGCAGCCCCATCCTCGGGATCGACGGCACGTTCTTCTTCGGTCCCGTGCTGGCCGACCTCCCGACCGGCGACGAGGCCGAGGCGCTCTACTCCGCGCTCGTCACCCTCGCGGGCACCTCGAGCTTCGCCCAGTTGAAGCGGCCTGCGGACCCGCCGACGTTCTCGTGA
- a CDS encoding DUF6328 family protein: protein MANPPHREPPERRSGDADWNRAERDETETQRLDRNWNSLLQELRVVQTGVQVLTGFLLTLPFHDGFEELGGALRVVYLVTVSFAVGAAILLAAPVALHRALFRQHQLALVVNRAHYLSFAGLTLLGLALSGAITVVFGATAGPVPSVVAGLCTLVLFSLAWIVLPLTARATTPSPGDDRR from the coding sequence GTGGCCAACCCACCGCACCGCGAACCTCCCGAACGGCGATCGGGCGATGCCGACTGGAACAGGGCGGAACGCGACGAGACCGAGACACAACGCCTCGACCGTAACTGGAACTCGCTGCTCCAGGAGCTGCGCGTGGTGCAGACCGGAGTGCAGGTCCTGACCGGGTTTCTCCTCACGTTGCCGTTCCATGACGGCTTCGAAGAACTCGGCGGTGCCTTACGCGTCGTCTACCTGGTCACCGTCTCGTTCGCTGTCGGGGCGGCGATCCTGCTCGCCGCGCCGGTCGCGTTGCATCGCGCATTGTTCCGTCAGCATCAACTCGCACTGGTGGTCAACCGCGCGCACTATCTGTCTTTCGCCGGGCTGACTCTCCTCGGTCTGGCGCTGTCGGGTGCGATCACCGTCGTGTTCGGAGCCACCGCCGGGCCCGTGCCCTCGGTCGTCGCCGGCCTCTGCACGCTCGTCCTGTTCTCGCTGGCCTGGATCGTCCTGCCGCTGACCGCCCGGGCGACGACCCCCTCTCCCGGCGACGACCGCCGTTGA
- a CDS encoding DUF2784 domain-containing protein translates to MPYRVLADGIAVLHMMFLLYVMFGGFIAWRWPRTILLHLVAVAWGIASVVLGLECPLTDAENWARHQAGERGLPPTGFIDNYLTGVIYPESALGLVRGLVAVLVIVSWVWLWWRVRTGSRHRKIASSG, encoded by the coding sequence ATGCCTTATCGGGTCCTGGCCGACGGCATAGCGGTCCTGCACATGATGTTCCTGCTGTACGTGATGTTCGGCGGGTTCATCGCCTGGCGGTGGCCGCGCACGATCCTGCTGCACCTCGTCGCGGTGGCCTGGGGGATCGCATCGGTGGTCCTGGGCTTGGAGTGCCCACTCACCGACGCCGAGAATTGGGCGCGTCACCAGGCGGGCGAGCGAGGACTGCCGCCCACCGGATTCATCGACAACTACCTGACCGGGGTGATCTACCCGGAGTCGGCACTCGGGCTGGTGCGCGGGTTGGTCGCTGTGCTGGTCATCGTGTCGTGGGTGTGGTTGTGGTGGCGGGTGCGGACCGGTTCGCGCCACCGCAAAATCGCGAGTTCGGGGTAG